Proteins co-encoded in one Myxococcus xanthus genomic window:
- a CDS encoding c-type cytochrome, with the protein MSGRLALVVFGLVGVPACVDLDPMRVQARDGAFVANPYFADARSMRPLVPGTVAREWYFQEAAYIRRGSPDGGWVEVEQLPVPITPDTLREGRAHFETWCAPCHGLLGDGQSIVAQNMGARSPPSLYGEAHSHPEHGAVMPADAGEGARPVSPGWDALPHSPGFYYSVITGGYGLMPSYADALTPEARWKVVAWLRVLAYSQRAPLSAAPDDARESLMRAPEGGTP; encoded by the coding sequence ATGAGCGGACGTCTGGCATTGGTGGTTTTCGGGCTCGTGGGCGTGCCCGCATGTGTGGACCTGGACCCGATGCGGGTGCAGGCGCGTGACGGGGCGTTCGTCGCCAACCCGTACTTCGCGGATGCGCGGTCGATGCGGCCCCTCGTGCCCGGCACGGTGGCGCGCGAGTGGTACTTCCAGGAGGCCGCGTACATCCGCCGGGGCTCTCCGGACGGAGGCTGGGTGGAGGTGGAGCAGCTCCCCGTGCCGATCACACCCGACACGCTTCGGGAGGGGCGCGCCCACTTCGAGACCTGGTGCGCGCCGTGTCACGGACTGCTGGGAGATGGGCAGAGCATCGTCGCGCAGAACATGGGGGCCCGGTCGCCCCCTTCGCTGTATGGCGAGGCGCACTCGCATCCCGAGCATGGAGCGGTGATGCCCGCGGATGCAGGGGAGGGCGCTCGCCCGGTGTCCCCTGGATGGGATGCGCTGCCGCACTCACCGGGCTTCTACTACTCGGTCATCACCGGAGGTTACGGGTTGATGCCTTCCTACGCGGATGCGCTCACGCCCGAGGCGCGCTGGAAGGTCGTGGCCTGGCTGCGGGTGCTCGCGTACAGCCAGCGCGCGCCGTTGTCCGCCGCGCCCGACGACGCGCGCGAGTCGCTCATGCGGGCACCCGAGGGGGGCACGCCATGA
- a CDS encoding DUF3341 domain-containing protein gives MSRWVLGEFRSSERMVEAARALRASGFLRLDAHTPIPVEDVEAVLGLPPSRLPLLGLIAGVGGAVGAYVVQWFTQAIDWPLNVGGRPLHSGPAFIPITFESGVLASACALFMGVIVACGLPRVTHPFLGLEAFRSASIDGFWLAVAVDDAEGADAAQGALRRLGAEVVLAVEGRS, from the coding sequence ATGAGCCGCTGGGTGTTGGGCGAGTTCCGCTCGTCGGAGCGGATGGTGGAGGCTGCCCGGGCGCTGCGGGCGTCCGGCTTCCTCCGGTTGGATGCGCACACTCCAATCCCCGTGGAGGACGTGGAGGCGGTGCTGGGACTGCCCCCATCGCGCCTGCCACTGTTGGGGTTGATCGCCGGGGTGGGGGGCGCGGTGGGCGCCTACGTCGTGCAGTGGTTCACGCAGGCCATCGACTGGCCGCTGAACGTGGGCGGACGTCCGTTGCACAGCGGCCCCGCCTTCATTCCCATCACCTTCGAGTCCGGGGTCCTGGCGTCGGCGTGCGCCCTCTTCATGGGCGTCATCGTGGCGTGTGGCCTGCCGCGGGTGACCCATCCGTTCCTCGGCCTGGAGGCGTTTCGAAGCGCCAGCATCGATGGGTTCTGGCTGGCGGTCGCGGTCGACGACGCGGAGGGCGCGGACGCGGCGCAAGGCGCGCTCCGGCGGCTCGGCGCCGAGGTCGTGCTCGCGGTGGAGGGACGTTCATGA
- the nrfD gene encoding NrfD/PsrC family molybdoenzyme membrane anchor subunit: protein MSEPLPLAPVTADPLVVHPLLEERRPDAQLSEALLRPVLTAPGKGWWALVGVCAALTGLLVVAITITFATGVGTWGNNIPVAWAFGIINFVWWIGIGHAGTLISAILLLFGMKWRSSVNRIAEAMTLFALICAALFPLLHLGRPWKFYYLVPYPSSLRMWPQFRSPLTWDIVAVTTYLTVSVLFWYLGMVPDLATARDTAKQLWRRRVWGVLSLGWRGSARHWRHWRIGYLMLAGLATPLVVSVHTIVSFDFAVAQLPGWHSTIFPPYFVAGAIFSGLAMVLSLLIPARRALHLYTVVTQAHLDALARLLLVSGLFVAYGYVQEHFFGWYSGDPYEMHAMGMLRTGPYAPAFWTVFTCNVLVPQLFWSARMRTRPLVLWFAALLVNVGMWLERFVIIVSSLSEDFLPSSWRHYAPTWVDLSLLSGTVGLFGLGFLLFLRFLPPVPISEVKELQHQVEASEAFAHEVSAREGGAR from the coding sequence ATGAGCGAGCCTCTGCCCCTGGCCCCGGTGACGGCGGACCCACTGGTCGTCCACCCCTTGCTGGAGGAGCGTCGTCCGGACGCGCAGCTCAGCGAGGCGTTGCTGCGCCCGGTGCTCACCGCGCCGGGCAAGGGGTGGTGGGCGCTCGTCGGCGTATGCGCCGCGCTGACGGGGCTGCTGGTGGTGGCCATCACCATCACGTTCGCCACGGGCGTGGGGACGTGGGGCAACAACATCCCCGTGGCCTGGGCGTTCGGCATCATCAACTTCGTCTGGTGGATTGGCATTGGCCACGCGGGCACGCTCATCTCCGCCATCCTCCTGTTGTTCGGCATGAAGTGGCGCAGCTCCGTCAACCGCATCGCGGAGGCGATGACGCTGTTCGCGCTCATCTGCGCGGCGCTGTTCCCCCTGCTGCATCTGGGGCGGCCGTGGAAGTTCTACTACCTGGTGCCGTATCCCAGCTCGTTGCGCATGTGGCCGCAGTTCCGGTCGCCCCTGACGTGGGACATCGTGGCTGTCACCACGTACCTCACCGTGTCGGTGCTGTTCTGGTACCTGGGCATGGTGCCGGACCTGGCCACCGCGCGGGACACCGCGAAGCAGCTCTGGCGCCGCCGCGTCTGGGGCGTGCTGTCGCTGGGGTGGCGGGGGAGCGCCCGCCACTGGCGTCACTGGCGCATCGGGTACCTGATGCTCGCGGGGTTGGCGACGCCGCTCGTCGTATCGGTGCACACCATCGTCTCGTTCGACTTCGCCGTGGCGCAGCTGCCGGGCTGGCACAGCACCATCTTTCCGCCGTACTTCGTGGCGGGCGCCATCTTCTCCGGCCTGGCCATGGTGCTATCGCTGTTGATTCCCGCCCGGCGCGCGCTCCACCTGTACACCGTGGTGACACAGGCGCACCTGGACGCGCTGGCGCGGCTGCTCCTGGTCTCCGGCCTCTTCGTGGCCTACGGCTACGTGCAGGAGCACTTCTTCGGCTGGTACAGCGGAGACCCCTACGAGATGCACGCGATGGGCATGCTGCGCACCGGCCCCTACGCGCCCGCGTTCTGGACCGTCTTCACCTGCAACGTGCTGGTGCCCCAGCTCTTCTGGTCCGCCCGGATGCGCACCCGGCCGTTGGTGCTGTGGTTCGCGGCGCTGCTCGTCAACGTGGGCATGTGGCTGGAGCGGTTCGTCATCATCGTGTCTTCGCTCAGCGAGGACTTCCTGCCTTCGAGCTGGCGGCACTATGCGCCCACCTGGGTGGACCTGAGCCTGCTGTCAGGCACCGTGGGGCTCTTCGGCCTGGGCTTCCTGCTGTTCCTCCGCTTCCTGCCGCCGGTGCCCATCAGCGAGGTGAAGGAGCTTCAGCACCAGGTCGAGGCCTCCGAGGCCTTCGCCCATGAAGTGTCGGCGCGGGAAGGAGGGGCGCGATGA
- a CDS encoding Fe-S-cluster-containing hydrogenase: MLHMPPLTEEYPLPVLTEPEPWRSLEERQGIAPAPEPGEFPQEADAPPQGLSRRVLLELAAFGGAAAGLAGCFRSPPEKVLPYSRPQPEITPGIPLHYATGIALGGFVRGVLVRSQEGRPTLVQGNPSHPESLGAAGAQEQASLLGLYDPHRARAMRHRGAPTSLAQCFQMLRRRAARQDAGAGLRLLVEPTASPLWTRTFERIQARFPKARVVPFSSTQTGNALAGARLAWGRPLCAMPDWGAARAVVSLDDDFLSTLTGGLRAPREFVSARMPPALNRLWVVESRLSLTGAFADERLRARPSRVPWVAQALAVELGRMLGREEWTALGRGASALEDSERRWVVGAARDLMEQGRRAFIVVGESQPAAVHALAHLLNATLHGGKVRCVESLLAPAPDAAALPALVADIQAGAVDTLLITAWNPVYRAPTDLPLGEVLGRVEDAVYCARHDDETTARVSWSVPSTHPFEAWEDGRAVDGTATILQPLIAPLLEGAVPPLEVLAAFTGELATTPYERLRAQWREHAGATGRFEDAWERWLAEGVIPGTQLPVQQVAVDTAAVLAAVRALPPPGDGLELHFAVDTKVHDGRYGANPWLQELPDPVTQLTWDNAVWVSPATASRLSLARGNRVRVELRGRAVDAPVLVVPGQADDTLTLPLGYGQRMGSPVARGVGFDAQALRFQDSPWWAAGGQLTRVQGHHDFALTQEHWHMEGRPVALQTTAARFAAQGDARLPDLQAPKEHLYPPRPAPEEAGHRWGMAIDLHRCTGCSACVVACQAENNIPAVGKDQVGRGREMHWLRIDRYFMGDADNPSVITQPLMCVHCEYAPCEYVCPVAATVHSDEGLNQMVYNRCVGTRYCSNNCPYKVRRFNYLEYNRGGLLDRMYRNPQVTVRSRGVMEKCTYCVQRIESARITARVEQRAIRQGEVRTACQQACPTEAIVFGDLSQPEDPVTRLHQDPRHYALLNNLGTRPRTVHLIRLKNPSEVSG; the protein is encoded by the coding sequence GTGCTCCACATGCCACCGCTGACCGAGGAATATCCGCTCCCCGTCCTGACGGAGCCCGAGCCCTGGCGCAGCCTGGAGGAGCGCCAGGGCATCGCGCCCGCGCCCGAACCGGGCGAGTTTCCCCAGGAGGCCGATGCGCCCCCCCAGGGGCTGTCCCGGCGCGTGTTGCTGGAGTTGGCCGCGTTTGGCGGCGCCGCCGCGGGGTTGGCGGGCTGCTTCCGCTCGCCGCCGGAGAAGGTGCTGCCGTATTCCCGGCCGCAGCCGGAGATCACCCCGGGCATTCCCCTTCACTACGCCACGGGCATCGCGCTGGGCGGGTTCGTGCGCGGTGTGCTGGTGCGCAGCCAGGAGGGACGGCCCACGCTGGTGCAGGGCAATCCCTCCCATCCGGAGAGCCTGGGCGCGGCGGGCGCGCAGGAGCAGGCGTCATTGCTGGGGCTCTATGACCCGCACCGTGCCCGGGCCATGCGCCATCGCGGGGCGCCAACCTCCCTGGCCCAGTGCTTCCAGATGCTGCGCCGTCGCGCCGCGCGGCAAGACGCGGGGGCGGGGCTGCGCCTGTTGGTAGAGCCCACCGCGTCACCGCTCTGGACCCGGACCTTCGAGCGCATCCAGGCACGCTTCCCGAAGGCCCGGGTGGTGCCCTTCAGCTCCACGCAGACGGGGAACGCACTCGCGGGCGCCCGGCTCGCGTGGGGCCGGCCGCTGTGCGCGATGCCCGACTGGGGCGCCGCGCGCGCCGTGGTGTCGCTGGATGACGACTTCCTGTCCACGCTGACAGGAGGTCTTCGCGCCCCGCGTGAGTTCGTCTCCGCGCGCATGCCTCCGGCGCTCAACCGCCTCTGGGTGGTGGAGAGCCGCTTGAGCCTCACGGGGGCCTTCGCGGACGAACGGCTCCGGGCGCGCCCGTCCCGCGTGCCGTGGGTGGCCCAGGCGCTCGCGGTGGAGCTGGGGCGGATGCTGGGACGCGAGGAATGGACGGCGCTCGGACGTGGAGCGTCGGCGCTGGAGGACTCGGAGCGCCGCTGGGTGGTGGGAGCCGCGCGGGACCTGATGGAGCAGGGGCGCCGGGCGTTCATCGTGGTGGGGGAGTCCCAACCCGCCGCGGTCCATGCGCTGGCGCACCTGCTCAACGCGACGTTGCACGGGGGGAAGGTGCGGTGCGTGGAGTCGCTCCTGGCGCCCGCGCCGGATGCAGCGGCCCTGCCAGCGCTCGTGGCGGACATCCAGGCGGGCGCGGTGGACACGCTGCTCATCACCGCGTGGAACCCCGTCTACCGCGCGCCCACGGACCTTCCGCTCGGGGAGGTCCTGGGCAGGGTGGAGGACGCCGTGTACTGCGCGCGCCATGACGACGAAACCACCGCGCGGGTGTCCTGGTCCGTGCCCTCCACGCATCCATTCGAGGCATGGGAGGACGGGCGCGCGGTGGATGGCACCGCCACCATCCTGCAGCCCCTCATCGCGCCGTTGCTGGAGGGCGCCGTGCCGCCGTTGGAGGTGCTGGCGGCCTTCACCGGTGAACTGGCGACCACGCCTTACGAGCGGCTGCGCGCCCAGTGGCGTGAGCACGCGGGCGCTACGGGACGCTTCGAGGATGCCTGGGAGCGTTGGCTCGCGGAGGGCGTCATCCCCGGGACGCAGCTCCCCGTGCAACAGGTTGCCGTGGACACCGCGGCGGTGCTCGCGGCGGTGCGGGCGCTGCCACCCCCGGGGGACGGCCTGGAGCTGCACTTCGCCGTGGACACCAAGGTCCATGACGGCCGCTACGGCGCCAATCCCTGGCTCCAGGAACTGCCGGATCCGGTGACGCAGCTCACCTGGGACAATGCCGTGTGGGTGAGCCCCGCCACGGCTTCGCGCTTGTCGCTGGCGCGAGGCAACCGCGTGCGCGTGGAGCTGCGAGGCCGCGCCGTGGATGCGCCCGTGCTGGTGGTCCCCGGGCAGGCCGATGACACGCTGACCTTGCCGCTGGGGTACGGCCAGCGCATGGGCAGTCCAGTGGCGCGCGGCGTGGGCTTCGACGCACAGGCGCTGCGCTTCCAGGACTCGCCCTGGTGGGCTGCCGGGGGACAGCTCACGCGCGTGCAGGGCCACCACGACTTCGCGCTGACGCAGGAGCACTGGCATATGGAGGGCCGGCCCGTGGCGCTCCAGACGACCGCCGCCCGGTTCGCGGCACAGGGCGATGCGCGACTCCCCGACCTCCAGGCTCCGAAGGAACACCTGTATCCACCGCGGCCCGCGCCGGAAGAGGCTGGCCACCGCTGGGGCATGGCCATCGACCTGCACCGTTGCACGGGCTGTAGCGCCTGCGTCGTGGCGTGCCAGGCGGAGAACAACATCCCCGCGGTGGGCAAGGACCAGGTGGGGCGCGGTCGGGAGATGCACTGGCTGCGCATCGACCGTTACTTCATGGGGGACGCGGACAACCCGTCCGTCATCACCCAGCCGCTGATGTGCGTGCACTGTGAGTACGCACCTTGCGAGTACGTGTGCCCCGTGGCCGCCACCGTCCACTCGGACGAGGGGCTCAACCAGATGGTCTACAACCGCTGTGTCGGCACGCGGTACTGCTCCAACAACTGTCCCTACAAGGTCCGGCGCTTCAACTACCTGGAGTACAACCGCGGCGGCCTGCTGGACCGGATGTACCGCAACCCCCAGGTGACGGTGCGCTCGCGCGGGGTGATGGAGAAGTGCACGTACTGCGTGCAGCGCATCGAATCCGCCCGCATCACTGCGCGCGTGGAGCAGCGCGCCATCCGGCAGGGGGAGGTGCGCACCGCCTGTCAGCAGGCCTGTCCCACGGAGGCCATCGTCTTCGGTGACCTGAGCCAGCCGGAGGACCCCGTCACGCGGCTGCATCAGGACCCGCGCCACTATGCCCTGTTGAACAACCTGGGGACGCGGCCGCGCACCGTCCACCTGATCCGCCTCAAGAATCCGAGCGAGGTCTCCGGATGA
- a CDS encoding cytochrome c3 family protein → MGLFPPATDGVLRGVLGLMVVLPVATSMALLLLARNPLGTGAFEPVQQPVQFDHRHHAGDEGIGCRYCHDGAWRGPSAGIPPTSRCMGCHAQIWNESALLAPVRQSYFEDRPIPWNRVHRLPQYVFFNHAIHVHKGVGCVSCHGRVDQMPLVEQVAPLTMGWCLECHRDPAPHLRPPEHVADMTWSPAGPAREVGLVVMRTLDVSPRTECSTCHR, encoded by the coding sequence ATGGGTCTCTTTCCACCAGCGACCGATGGAGTACTGCGGGGCGTGCTCGGCCTGATGGTCGTGCTGCCGGTGGCAACGTCCATGGCGTTGCTGCTGCTGGCCCGCAATCCGCTGGGGACCGGCGCCTTCGAGCCCGTGCAGCAGCCGGTGCAGTTCGACCACCGCCACCACGCGGGGGACGAGGGCATCGGCTGCCGCTACTGCCATGACGGGGCCTGGCGGGGGCCTTCTGCGGGCATTCCGCCCACCAGCCGGTGCATGGGCTGCCACGCGCAGATTTGGAACGAGAGCGCGCTCCTGGCGCCCGTGCGCCAGAGCTACTTCGAGGACCGGCCCATCCCGTGGAACCGCGTCCACCGGCTGCCGCAGTACGTCTTCTTCAATCATGCCATCCACGTCCACAAGGGCGTGGGGTGCGTGAGCTGTCACGGCCGCGTGGACCAGATGCCGCTGGTGGAGCAGGTGGCTCCGCTCACCATGGGGTGGTGCCTGGAGTGTCACCGCGACCCGGCGCCCCACCTGCGGCCTCCTGAACACGTCGCGGACATGACGTGGAGCCCGGCCGGCCCGGCCCGGGAGGTAGGGCTCGTGGTGATGCGGACCCTGGATGTATCGCCCCGGACCGAGTGCTCCACATGCCACCGCTGA
- a CDS encoding dicarboxylate/amino acid:cation symporter, whose protein sequence is MKKLVSAWFRIPFWQRVLGAFVLGAVAGWLVGEPAGPWFQPLGTLYVNLIKMIATPLVFFAVINAVAALHGQKSMAVLGGKTFLWFGVTAALAVGVGLGVAALLRPGEGVGQLMATETYKPRDVPGPIQVLLDVVPTNPFAALANGKILQVIFFAGLLGFALVKLGEKTARLRELVREASDAMIQVTRFVLELTPLGTFGLIAALVGTYGFERLLPLGKLVLALYVACALHIVFVYGGLLMTHGLNPLRFFRGAAPGMQVAFVSSSSFASMPVALRAVTNNLGVNKDYAAFAVPLGASIKMDGCGAIYPAIASLFVAQYFSLELSASQYFIILLASVLGSFGTAGVPGTAVVMATVVLSSAGLPLEGLGYLLAIDRILDMMRTMTNVTGQMLVPVLVAREEGLLDAAVYNGASPAVALEENAVKVD, encoded by the coding sequence GTGAAGAAGCTCGTCTCCGCCTGGTTCCGCATTCCCTTCTGGCAACGTGTCCTGGGGGCGTTCGTGCTCGGGGCCGTGGCCGGGTGGCTCGTGGGAGAGCCAGCGGGGCCCTGGTTCCAGCCGCTGGGTACGCTCTACGTCAACCTCATCAAGATGATCGCCACACCGCTGGTGTTCTTCGCGGTCATCAACGCGGTGGCGGCGCTTCACGGGCAGAAGAGCATGGCGGTGCTCGGCGGCAAGACGTTCCTCTGGTTCGGCGTCACCGCCGCGCTGGCGGTGGGGGTGGGCCTGGGCGTCGCCGCGCTGCTGCGCCCCGGGGAGGGAGTGGGCCAGCTCATGGCCACCGAAACCTACAAGCCACGGGACGTGCCCGGCCCCATCCAGGTGCTGCTGGATGTGGTGCCCACCAACCCGTTCGCGGCGCTCGCGAATGGGAAGATCCTCCAGGTCATCTTCTTCGCCGGCCTGCTGGGCTTCGCGCTGGTGAAGCTCGGCGAGAAGACGGCCCGGCTGCGCGAGCTGGTCCGCGAGGCCAGCGACGCGATGATTCAGGTCACCCGCTTCGTGCTGGAGCTCACGCCGCTGGGCACCTTCGGCCTCATCGCCGCACTGGTGGGCACCTACGGCTTCGAGCGCCTGTTGCCGCTGGGCAAGCTGGTGCTGGCGCTGTACGTGGCGTGCGCGCTGCACATCGTCTTCGTGTACGGCGGCCTCCTGATGACACACGGGCTCAATCCGCTGCGCTTCTTCCGGGGCGCCGCGCCCGGCATGCAGGTGGCCTTCGTCAGCTCGTCGAGCTTCGCGTCCATGCCGGTGGCCCTGCGCGCCGTGACGAACAACCTGGGCGTCAACAAGGACTACGCGGCCTTCGCGGTGCCGCTGGGGGCCAGCATCAAGATGGATGGGTGTGGTGCCATCTACCCGGCCATCGCGTCGCTCTTCGTCGCGCAGTACTTCAGCCTGGAGCTGTCCGCGTCGCAGTACTTCATCATCCTGCTGGCTTCGGTGCTGGGCAGCTTCGGTACCGCGGGCGTGCCCGGGACGGCGGTGGTCATGGCCACGGTGGTGCTCAGCTCCGCGGGCTTGCCGCTGGAGGGGCTGGGCTACCTGCTCGCCATCGACCGCATCCTCGACATGATGCGCACGATGACCAACGTCACGGGCCAGATGCTGGTCCCGGTGCTGGTGGCGCGCGAAGAGGGCCTGCTGGATGCCGCCGTCTACAACGGCGCATCCCCCGCTGTCGCGTTGGAGGAGAACGCGGTGAAGGTGGACTGA
- a CDS encoding isopenicillin N synthase family dioxygenase: protein MAETSSLNIPTVDLADLASDDSARVERAAAAIREAFGVFGLVYLKNHGVDTQALNRFYDAFAAFIARPAEEKKPYGRADIWYQRGWTPPNTEVAVASNGQPDFKECYFVAPYPNDAQSALEFPELYPENVWPQNAPPYFEDGIMTLGRSLHEAGLKLLRGSAVALGLPETLFTDLCDRAAHVTRALQYLPLTNTQVNTDIVWGEEHTDFNLLTLLPGGRFLDPDGSPAPGPDNKSGLYLRTRATPEAPNGLKVRGTAPAGCIVAQVGQQLEILTGGTFLATPHVITAPGVPGWQRQSAAHFMHVHTNTVLFPLEKFRSADAVRNYAPPVLAGTYDIKTLVDIGLAPASALDKLGYRHYDRLNRQRAGT from the coding sequence ATGGCCGAGACCTCTTCGCTCAACATCCCCACTGTCGACCTCGCCGACCTCGCGTCGGATGACTCCGCTCGCGTCGAGCGCGCCGCCGCGGCGATCCGCGAGGCCTTTGGCGTCTTTGGCCTCGTGTACCTGAAGAACCACGGCGTCGACACCCAGGCGCTGAACCGGTTCTATGACGCGTTCGCGGCGTTCATCGCCCGGCCCGCCGAGGAGAAGAAGCCCTACGGCCGCGCGGACATCTGGTACCAGCGCGGCTGGACGCCTCCGAACACCGAGGTCGCGGTCGCCAGCAATGGCCAGCCGGACTTCAAGGAGTGCTATTTCGTCGCGCCCTACCCCAACGACGCGCAGTCCGCGCTCGAGTTCCCGGAGCTGTACCCGGAGAACGTGTGGCCCCAGAACGCGCCGCCCTACTTCGAGGACGGCATCATGACGCTGGGCCGCTCCCTCCATGAGGCCGGCCTGAAGCTGCTCCGTGGCTCCGCGGTGGCCCTGGGCCTGCCGGAGACGCTGTTCACCGACCTGTGCGACCGGGCTGCCCACGTCACCCGCGCGCTCCAGTACCTGCCGCTCACCAACACGCAGGTGAACACGGACATCGTCTGGGGCGAGGAGCACACCGACTTCAATCTGCTCACCCTGCTCCCGGGCGGCCGCTTCCTGGACCCGGACGGCAGCCCCGCGCCCGGCCCCGACAACAAGAGCGGCCTCTACCTCCGCACCCGCGCGACGCCCGAGGCCCCGAACGGACTCAAGGTGCGGGGAACCGCGCCCGCGGGTTGCATCGTGGCGCAGGTGGGCCAGCAGTTGGAGATCCTCACGGGTGGCACCTTCCTCGCCACGCCGCATGTCATCACCGCCCCGGGCGTGCCGGGTTGGCAGCGCCAGTCCGCCGCGCACTTCATGCACGTGCACACGAACACCGTGCTCTTCCCGCTGGAGAAGTTCCGCAGCGCGGATGCCGTCCGGAACTACGCGCCGCCCGTGCTCGCTGGGACGTATGACATCAAGACGCTGGTGGACATCGGCCTTGCGCCCGCGAGCGCGCTCGACAAGCTGGGTTACCGGCACTACGACCGGCTGAACCGCCAGCGCGCTGGCACGTAA